Below is a window of Quercus robur chromosome 6, dhQueRobu3.1, whole genome shotgun sequence DNA.
GTTTTTGGTTAttcttatttagttgaaaccattttataaatttacatgTAGAAGTCAGCTTGAGTTGGATACCTTGAGCATAAGATACTGAAACTTTATAATTAATGTTTCCGTGTATTCTAGCTTCCTCCTCATTTTCTTAATAGAGTTGTTTTTATCCGCTTAAAAAAAGGTGCATGAGcataatcaaaatttcaaatgtctAGCAAATGTTTTTTATAGATTGACATTGTGATTGATTATGAACAAGCTCAGTCCATGCTCCAAATCCTTGTATTTTGCCAGATCAATTATGATATGGGAGTTGGAAGTGAGCAAACGAAACGGTTTGGGGGAGGAAGGGGCAAGGATATTTCTGTTAAACACAAACGAAAATTCCTAACATAAAGTAATGGTGAAACATGAAAGGAACATTAtcgaaaaaaagtgaaaaaaaagacTAACAAAAGGAATACTCTCATAAGTAGAAGTTCTGACTTGAAATCATGGTGACCAGAGTGGCAAAATAAGGTCCTGAATAAGAAAGACACCTAAATAGGTTCCTCTTGTGTTTGTCTCATTTTATTAGTAAATTTCAGTATGGTTACTAAACTCATATACTAGGAAATGGCAAGAGTTTTTGCTCTACTGATCTCTTTATTGCTAGGGAAAATCTCTGCCTTTGTAGAATTGATGCTGGATCACAGTTTGTTCAATTATTTAATGTGCTCACTGTacaataatattttctattttagttcgaaacatatatatatatatatatatataagatttattgtatTTTACATAAGGtaaaagtaaatatttttttagtccCCATCATTATTATACAAATCATAATTTGAAGTCTTTTTCCTTGATTTTGGAATGGTTTTTTAGTAGTAGCCAAGGACCCTACCATCTGTATGCTTTTTGCTTGCGAATATTGTATCTAAACCTCAATAACTGTTCTATCAATACactagaaaactaaaaatttgttCATTTATTGATTCTTAAGATCATATCATTTATATATCTGGTTCACATAATTTGTCATGCAATTAGGGGAGAAGGAAGTATACTCCTCTTTGGCAACCAACTGCACAACAAGTGATGATTGACAAAATATCAGCAGGTCCCATGACTGTTTTTCTTATAGGAGCACATACAAATTTTGCTATTTTCCTTATGAATAATCCACATCTAAAGAAAAATGTTGAGCATATCTATGTTATGGGTGGTGGTGTGAGATCAAAGAATCCGACTGGTTGTTGCCCACAAAATGCAAGCTCATCTTGCATGCCTCAGCAATGCGGTGACCATGGTAATATGTTCACAGATTATACTAGTAACCCGTATGCAGAGTTCAATATATTTGGAGATCCTTTTGCTGCATACCAGGTAATGCAGTTTGTTCAACTTGCTATtaaccaaacatttttttttttttttaactttaaaaaaatggcATTACATCAACATAGTATAATCCTTTTATTGGTGTATCTCTAGAAGTTAAAGTGCCAGCATTTGAcaatgtttccttttctttcaggTTTTTCATTCTGGTATTCCCATCACCCTTGTTCCTTTGGATGCAACAAACACCATCCCCATCAGTGAGAATTTCTTTAACAGATTTGAGAAGAATCAGAATACGTATGAGGCACAATACTGCTACCAGTCACTGAAAATAGCTCGTGATACATGGTTTGATGACCAATTCTATACGGTAATTTCTTAAAGGTGCTTAATGTTGACTTTCAGTCAAATGTATGTTAATATGATCTTACTCCTTTCCAGACCTTTTGACTACCAATTATCTGTAATCGTTGCAGAGCTATTTTATGTGGGACTCCTTTTTATCTGGTGTGGCAACTTCAATCATGCGTAACTCACACAACCATAATGGGGAAAATGAATTTGCGGAAATGGAGTATATGAATATAACTGTAGTTACTTCAAACAAACCTTATGGGGTGTATGATGGCTCCAATCCATTCTTTGATGGCCGTGAAGTTCCAGAATTCAATTTAAAGAAGGGTGGAGTACATAGTGGTCATGTTCAGACTAGACTTCGAGATCCTTTTTGCATCGTGAAGAATGGGAAAGGGAAATGCCAGGTAGTAGCTTGCTTAGTCTTGTAACATTCCTTAGACAACCTTTTAGATGTTGCTACCAATTGGCCTCAATTTGTTTCCATCTTACCctccaattctttttttttcttttcctccataATTCTGCTTTGGTTGGGGGatacatatatacatgtatTGATACATGCATAAATACGTATAGTATATACCACTTCAATTCAGGCTGAGCTGTAGTGTTCTTCAGTTGTTGAGAATTAATAATATTGCTCAGacttatattttaaattgttcAAATGTTCATGAGCTATCTATTGCAACAATTCTATAGGATGGTTATACAGCAGAGGTAACTGGTTCAGAAGCCGTTCAAGTGCTAGTTGCTACAAAAGCAAAGCCTAATCAGAACATTGACAGCCCACTAGACagagaattttttataagtttcttGGATGTAAGTTTATCCATGTTTCATTTTGTTCATAAATTCTTGAATGTTTTCCATTCAACTCTCTGATTTACACATGCTACACTTGAACACACAATATTTCCATGCACAATTCATTTCTAACTGTATCCTGAAGTACAATTAATGCACTCTTATGGTTGTCTTTCATCCTCACAATGACATATATATTGATGAACTTAGATCACACTTTCTTGCAGGCTCTAAACCGCCCTCAACATACTGGCAGATTCAATTTTACGACACAATTTCCTCATTACAAAGAAGTTCTTTACAAACCAAATTTTAGATCTAAAAAACTTGGGAAACCTGTTGTTTTTGATATGGATATGAGTGCTGGAGATTTCCTAGCTCTGTTTTACCTCCTTAAAGTGCCTGTGGAAGTGATCAACCTCAAGGTAGAGtggtcttttatttttcatgtttcacTGGCTCCATGTTTTAGGTTCTCTTATGATGATTTCCTTTTGGTTGTTGCACCATTCTAACAATTTGTAATTCTGAGTGCTTTTACAAGTTGCTTTCTGCTTAAATATTACGACACATTGACTCATTCTTAACATATTGCACAAAATAGGTGTGATCCAAATAAAAATGGCAACTATCTGGTTTTTAGAATTCAATTATATCAAAAGCAGAAGTTTTGACATGCattatcttttttcctttcatccAGGCAGTAATAGTAAGCACAACCGGTTGGGCAAATGCTGCAACAATAGATATCATTTATGATTTACTTCATATGATGGGCCGTGATGACATTCTGGTTGGTCTTGGAGATGTTTTTGCAATGAACCAAACTGATCCAATCTCCTCAGCTGTTGGAGACTGCAGATATGTTAAGGCCATCCCACATGGGAGTGGTGGACTTATCGACTCAGACACTCTCTACGGTTTGGCACGAGAATTGCCACGAAGCCCCAGAAGGTACTTATGTTCCTATAACAACGGCATATGAAGGCTACTCTTTATATATGGTGCactaatttgttaattttgagaTCTTTAGAAAACATATAATGTGAATTAAATTGTTtgctttattttaaaaagtatggcaacttattaaaattattttatattttgtagccACTCTTATACGGTTACTTCTTTATCATatatcattaatattttgttaatcCATTGCCCATTAACGCTAATATTGCATCATTGTATTTATAAGCATTTCATTGAGACCTTGATTCAACATTAAGATATTCATAGCATATTTAGAGCTGACAAAAGGCCAAGACTTATTCTTGATGTACTTTATTAGCTAAAGAAGATGCAATTTAATTTGGGTGAATGCTGCTAGGGAGAAGTAAAGAACTCAATTTTATATCTCCTATGGAAAATGTTCTGAGCTAAAGGAAGccttataatttatttgagtTAGAATATACCCTTGATTGACTAGGAAACATTAGGTTAAACTTGGTTGATTGAGCTCGGATAATTAGAGCTGACTCATTTTACTGTTGAATAAGATAGCGAACTTTCTGAATTATGTCAAATAGAATCCTTCTATATCCTTTTgtcataattttaataaataatgtttttcattttgaataAGAAAACTTTTCCCTCCCATATACTTAACAGGaagaaatcagttttttttttcttcttctatgttTCTTGGAGGAGACTAATTGATATCCAGTATAAATTAAAGAGACAGACGATTAAGTCAATGTCTTCATCCAACAAAGCAATAGGAGCtatatagaaaatttattttcactgGTTATTTATATAGTAATCAACGTAAATTTTATATGTTTGTACATTGTCATGATACTAGTTCAGTTTTTCCTCAACATCAGAATAACTTTGGCTCTATCGTCATGCACATTTTTATATCTTATCTCAGTTATAGTCATGTTGCTAGTGTTTTAATGTTGTCTATCTATCTGGGTGTTGAAAAGTCTGAGGGTGTGGCTGAATCTAGAGTTCTGTAACAGGTATACAGCACAGAACTCTGTAAAGTATGGAGCTCCTCGGAACACTGATCATCCTGAACTCAGACAACCTCTAGCATTGGAAGTTTGGGATTCTATAGTGGCAAATCTTGATCCAGGATCTAAGATTACCATACTGACCAATGGACCCCTTACTAATCTAGCAAAGATTATTCTATCGGAGAAAAATGCTACCTCTTTTATCCAGGTAAGTGTACTTGTTAATTTCTCatgtaaattcaatttgaaAAGGAATTGAAAAGTGGATGGGCAATCCAAAGATTATGATCCTACCATTATGGTGGATGTTAATCTTCTCTTAAGAGTTAAATGAACTTACCACCCAAAATCGTTGCAGAAATATAGAGAGATTTCTAGGtgaagctttcttttctttcctcatGACACAAGCTATACTGCTAAACTGGAAGAAATGGCTCAGCATTTTCCTTGACAGTTGACattgggtctgtttggattgagcttatttttgctgaaactgaaaatactatagcgaaataatttttaaatgtgtaaatagtgctgtgggactcatttttaatgaaaaagttgatgaaaaatgtaatttgtggGACCTGTGAACAATGCACGGGTGCACTGTTTACAGTTGACCTGTCAACAATTGcgggctaaaaaaaaaaaaaaaaaaacaaacaaacgcATTTTACAAAATGCAAACGCCATTTAAGTTGAATCCAAACGGGTAcattatgttaaaataaatcAGGTATTGGATGATACACATATCTTTTATATTAACAGTATCCAATGATTTCAAATCTCATTGCAGGATGTGTATATAGTTGGAGGGCACATCAGTCATGGTCCCTGGGACAAAGGAAATGTGTTTACTGTTCACTCCAACAAATATGCAGAATTCAATATGTTTCTTGACCCTGTGGCTGCAAAAACAGTCTTTGATTCAAAGGTTAACATCACACTCATTCCACTTGGCGTCCAGCGTAGAGTTGGTTCATTACCAAGGATCTTAGAAAGGTTGCTAGAGACAAAAAGGACACCTGAAGCTAAGTTTGCCAGCCGATTACTGTCAAGGATATACCTCTTGCAAAAATTGCACTTTTTATATAAACAtatggtaaaatattttaatcttttaattaaagttcTTACTGCCACTCCTTCCCTTTCCATGGTTTTCATACTAAGGATAGAAACATATTAGCTTTCATGCACATTCAATGATCTACATGGCATAGTCCTGGCCTCCCTACTGAGATATCCAAtccaatttcaacattattttaataaaggcCTTTAGATTGTATCATTGGGATGGTTTTTTTAGAGTGTAGCCGCCCACTTAAAATGCTAATAGTTTTGTAGATGATGACAAATTGGATACAGGGGAATGTTGGTTCTCCCATGAATCTCCCTCAATTGAAGAATCTTGGATGTCCTACTAGTTATTTCCACTGTTCAGCTGCTAGACTAAATGTTATTCTGTTGCAGGATATATTTTCTGGGGAAATCCTTGGTGCAGTAGCACTTGCCGGTGATCTAAAGCCAACCGTGCAAGTAAAGCCTGTCAAAATCTTTGCTCAAGGGGTTGAATCCAAAGATGGACGGACTGTGATTGATAAAAAGTATGGAAAATTGGTGAAAATATTGGAGAATGTAGATCCAATAGCTTATTATGATCTATTTGCAAATAGGCTTGGTAACATGAAGCAATCTGCAGTGATAGGAAGCTTTGATGAACAGAAAAGGCAGTGGAGTACACAGCCAAAATAACTTTGGCTTTAAGTCAATTGGTTAAAAATTCTCTGATAACAGAAAATTGCTGGTATTCTTCACATAGAATGTTTATAAGACCATGTTTCATGTTAAAGTGGTCACAAAATTCCACTCAAATTTGTTCTTTCTCTATGTTTTTGTTGTAGCAAATGTTCATtgtctaattatttttttaccatccTATCAAGTTTGCAATTGTACAATTaattaacaataaatttaaatatgctAGTTATGGATGCTGCATCTACAACACTTTCAGATTTGCAAATTCCTTTTCTTAGATTAGCTATCGTGTAGAAGTTATTTTAGTTTTCCTTGTAATCTCACTTATTTTGTTCAAACTAAATAACTcatgttaaaattttcaatacatTTATACTGAGTctcatgttaaatttttttaatgtgttgatTTGTGGGGAAACCCAATCTACATTTTAAAATCCATTTCCATAAAACTAGGACATATATTTTATACTTAAACTAAAACTAATTACGGTCACAATATAaacatgtttattttaattaaaaaaaaaataaaagtcattgaTGATTGAACACATGCATAACACAAGTATTTTATATAAAGTGAatttataggatttttttttaattataaaaattatattatttttattaatttgagtttttttctaTATAATGACATGTAATATAATTAAAGTTAATTTCCTAAATATAAGACCATAAAATAGATATGATAGTATGGTTTTTGCTCTATGATGGTTgctttttatcattaaactCATCGCAAACCCGTGCGATACGCGGAAAAATTTGACATCATATTCTTTTAtgttaagtaaaaaaatgaaaatagtggTTAAGACTTATAAATAATAGTCCTAAACCCATCTTACAATAATGTGATTACActgtaatatataatatataatataatatatatatatatatatatatattatgtgacTAAAGAAGTCTATATCttgattttttgtatatatatatttttttttgccaagGAAACACGTTgcgttttatttttaattattatatatgacaaaatattttgtaatacaATATAATATAGTGAGATATGCACCAAAATGcaacacaataaaaaagaaaaaagaaaaaaaaaaggagaatgtATAATTTTTGTTAGAACATAAAAATGAATCTTGATGATTTCATATGAAAGCTaacattattttgcatttttggagATGTTAATGAGCAATTTATCctgtaacaccccataattttgatactgtaaggttgaatttatttaatcatgtgttggctttattttgtgccaaatttgcttgtaatttagcaattaaaTACCcagtatttaggtgggttttatgtaagggttgtgtgtgagagagtgtgaagaaaacttAAGATGCGTGCAATCAAAGGAGTCCCACGactaactcgcgactggaaagTCGCCAAAGTGACACATGTGTGGAGCATGTAGGAAAGCTGAAGGGTCATGacagctagagcactacaggacaaaaaatTCCAGTCTGGCCAGATAGTTAACTTGCAGCTCAGACTCGCAACTCGTCCTAGTCGTGAGGTTGAGTTGCCAAAATGCCCTGTTTGGATGAAAACTGACTTTTCGCATTTCTCATACactctactataaatacccttatacccatgaaatgtagagagcttccagagagaattttgagagagaaaccctagaaaaaaacaagattgactcatccacaatctttatcatttgattctccaaattcctctattcTCACTCtttccattgacatatccttgagaggtatatTTGCCAAATTCTTATCTCATCATACCCATATAAGTGAGGAGgtgttttggtgcttgggaagtagtTTAGAGATGACCAATTcgtttggttgatgcaatgggcttattgcaggatctggtaagctaaagaagataaggttcggcgtaaccctgTTGGATCAAGAAGTTTGGatggcttaggtgcactgggtagattagacttggaaggtcttttgctattcatgtatcccaactatattatTTAGTGGATCATTTACTGTTTGTAGgatggcggagaggtttttcgccaaatTCTTTGATTTCCTCTTCAATAGCACATTGCCGTgatatctttgtgtttgcatctctcttttctttctccttaccttttaattgttgttgtgtttgtaattaattatggtttagagtgtgttaccaatttggatatagcttatctttcatattccgcacatatacTGTTTgtttataagcttgtgttgtaattgggggtctaaacgttcattaGTGTTTTGTACACTAATTGAATTTTCAGATACTAATTTAATTCTTATACGTAAATTAAAAAGGTGGCCCACAATTAAATGGATTTAATTGATTTGGgcctaagatattaaaaataagataaatactaTGGAGTATGAAGCCCAAGTAAGGTggcataagtaaatatatgggTCTTgataagcttaaaaaaaaaaaaaaaaaaaaaaaaaaaaaaaaaaaccctagtcTTTTACTTCTTAAGCTACACGTGTATTTGCTGATGGGGCTTCCTTTTGCTTCAACGGCAACACACTACTGAACCTTGCTTTGCTTCACTGTGGCTGTGAGTGGAGACTGCAGGTACGACCCTCTTCTACTCTAAACTTAGGAGGGTTGAAATACTCAATGGCTAGCTTTTGTTCCCACTCTTATAGCATCTATTTTGGCGTAcctaatagaaaaaaaaaggggctgCTGTTGTAGATCTAAAGCTAGGATTATTATATTAGAACAAGGGTGCCTTCTggtttatatataattgtttatagTCTCACTTTATTCATCGTCAAACTGGCATGCATCCACACCCTTATTATTGTCTAAATCCTAGTCCAGTGGCATCAAGGGAATACTAGGCAACTGGATTGATAAAGTAAGGTATAAATTAGGTTGATCAAATGTCCATCTTTCTGCCATATTAAAGTTTCTTGCATAGCTAGGATTATATTAATGGAAAAAGGCAGCATTATGTTATTAGATACCTACCTCTGCATCGTTCTAGTGACACTAATTATCATCTCTAAGCCACTACAGTATGCAACAACTTTTAAGCCCAAAAATCTGATTATGCAGCAATATTTTTAAGCCAAAATCCGATTAGGTAGAGCCAAAAAGATATGATTGTGCAGCAGTAATTGTAAGCTCAAAATCTGACACAGCTGAAGAGTATTTAAAAGAAACTAAACACCTTTGTAGGCTTTAATGTTGATAGATTAAACcatttaaatgtgaaaatagaTGGTTAAGTGGGAAATTGTGTATTGATGGACCTACTTTTGGTgttgctaggttctaattctactaATTTATTGTGACTCAAGgatggttgattttttttttttttttttttttttttttttttttttttgcaaataagaGGTAAatggtgtttactaattttgggagtttttccaaaacagtgTTGATTATCAAACTATTCTCATATCGGgaaatatgttgatattctatatataaattgatattttataaatgcTTGACGTGCACATGGACTATTTGTTTTATGAAAACcttgtgggacaacctaaatttatttaaacttgtatgtgtgaatatatctttatattttttagaattatgaatgaattatttttgtgagcatattgaatttgttttgaaaacctatggcaagtcgtgattaaAAGCTCAATATTGTATTTAGTCCTTAACAATGAACAATCATACTGTAGCTAGTTTTTAGCAAGGGACGGTATCAGAAAAGGggacagtgcacatttgatagctctTTAGCAAGGGAGtatactattgaggatccaaaaaggaagctccttagcaagggagtgtacctttaggttccaaaggagccatCCTTAAGAAAAGGGATGAAAAGGAGGTTCTAGTCTTAAAATGGGACAACACAACCCTGTCAATGGAGCGTAAACGTTGACTACGAGAAAAGCCTAGGAAATTATTTATATGAtggtattgatatatatatatatatatatatattatgatggctcacaatataaatatatttttttataatgaaatatttgatgataaaatattgatgagttacaag
It encodes the following:
- the LOC126689205 gene encoding nucleoside hydrolase 3-like isoform X2 translates to MRMLLQRNFLVVVLWIIGVVGANLYTVDCLPHRILLDTDVDTDDFFALLYLLKQNRSEFEVEAVTINVNAWTDAGHAVNQIYDILYMMGRDDIAVGVGGDGGILEDGTILPNVGGYLPIIEQGNTTVGYCRYRQAIPVGQGGRLDIDSNFGIRKAFLPQGRRKYTPLWQPTAQQVMIDKISAGPMTVFLIGAHTNFAIFLMNNPHLKKNVEHIYVMGGGVRSKNPTGCCPQNASSSCMPQQCGDHGNMFTDYTSNPYAEFNIFGDPFAAYQVFHSGIPITLVPLDATNTIPISENFFNRFEKNQNTYEAQYCYQSLKIARDTWFDDQFYTSYFMWDSFLSGVATSIMRNSHNHNGENEFAEMEYMNITVVTSNKPYGVYDGSNPFFDGREVPEFNLKKGGVHSGHVQTRLRDPFCIVKNGKGKCQDGYTAEVTGSEAVQVLVATKAKPNQNIDSPLDREFFISFLDITLSCRL
- the LOC126689205 gene encoding nucleoside hydrolase 3-like isoform X1; the encoded protein is MRMLLQRNFLVVVLWIIGVVGANLYTVDCLPHRILLDTDVDTDDFFALLYLLKQNRSEFEVEAVTINVNAWTDAGHAVNQIYDILYMMGRDDIAVGVGGDGGILEDGTILPNVGGYLPIIEQGNTTVGYCRYRQAIPVGQGGRLDIDSNFGIRKAFLPQGRRKYTPLWQPTAQQVMIDKISAGPMTVFLIGAHTNFAIFLMNNPHLKKNVEHIYVMGGGVRSKNPTGCCPQNASSSCMPQQCGDHGNMFTDYTSNPYAEFNIFGDPFAAYQVFHSGIPITLVPLDATNTIPISENFFNRFEKNQNTYEAQYCYQSLKIARDTWFDDQFYTSYFMWDSFLSGVATSIMRNSHNHNGENEFAEMEYMNITVVTSNKPYGVYDGSNPFFDGREVPEFNLKKGGVHSGHVQTRLRDPFCIVKNGKGKCQDGYTAEVTGSEAVQVLVATKAKPNQNIDSPLDREFFISFLDALNRPQHTGRFNFTTQFPHYKEVLYKPNFRSKKLGKPVVFDMDMSAGDFLALFYLLKVPVEVINLKAVIVSTTGWANAATIDIIYDLLHMMGRDDILVGLGDVFAMNQTDPISSAVGDCRYVKAIPHGSGGLIDSDTLYGLARELPRSPRRYTAQNSVKYGAPRNTDHPELRQPLALEVWDSIVANLDPGSKITILTNGPLTNLAKIILSEKNATSFIQDVYIVGGHISHGPWDKGNVFTVHSNKYAEFNMFLDPVAAKTVFDSKVNITLIPLGVQRRVGSLPRILERLLETKRTPEAKFASRLLSRIYLLQKLHFLYKHMDIFSGEILGAVALAGDLKPTVQVKPVKIFAQGVESKDGRTVIDKKYGKLVKILENVDPIAYYDLFANRLGNMKQSAVIGSFDEQKRQWSTQPK